The Euphorbia lathyris chromosome 3, ddEupLath1.1, whole genome shotgun sequence genome contains a region encoding:
- the LOC136222941 gene encoding chaperonin CPN60-like 2, mitochondrial → MYRIASRLSSSIRSSAAKKLVRGSIICSRSYVAKDITFGVGARAAMLQGVNEVAAAVKVTMGPKGRNVIIEKSNGDPKVTKDGVTVAKSIQFKEKAKNVGADLVKQVANATNTAAGDGTTCATVLTQAILSEGCKSVAAGVNVMDLRAGINIAVGAVVSGLKKRALMISTPEEITQVATISANGEREIGELIARAMEKVGKEGVITVTDGNTLENELAVVEGMKLARGYISPYFITDVKTQKCELENPLILIHEKKISDMNSLVRVLELAVEKNRPLLIVAEDVESESLSMLILNKHHAGVKVCAIKAPGFGENRRASLDDLAIFTGGELINEARGLTLDKVKIEMLGTAKKVTVSLDDTIILHGGGDKKLIEGRCEELRTAMEKSTAMFDKEKAQERLLKLSGGVAVFKVGGVSEAEVGERKDRVTDALNATRAAVEEGIVPGGGVALLYATKALEDLEAQNEDQKRGIQIIQNALKAPTSTIISNAGFDAAVVLGKLLEQDDYNFGYDAAKGEYVNMVKAGIIDPLKVVRTALVDAASVSLLLTTTEAAIVENPNQKKPPSRMPNMDDLDY, encoded by the exons ATGTATAGAATAGCTTCACGATTATCATCATCCATTCG CTCCTCTGCTGCGAAGAAATTG GTGCGTGGTAGTATTATATGCAGCAGAAGTTATGTGGCAAAGGATATCACTTTTGGGGTCGGGGCTCGTGCAGCTATGTTGCAGGGTGTCAATGAGGTAGCGGCAGCTGTGAAAGTCACAATGGGACCAAAG GGTCGCAATGTTATTATTGAAAAAAGTAATGGAGACCCCAAGGTGACTAAGGATGGTGTCACTGTTGCCAAAAGCATCCAATTCAAGGAAAAGGCCAAGAATGTTGGCGCAGACCTTGTAAAGCAGGTTGCGAATGCTACAAACACTGCCGCAGGGGATG GTACAACTTGTGCAACTGTTCTGACCCAGGCAATTCTTTCTGAAGGCTGCAAATCTGTAGCTGCTGGTGTTAATGTGATGGATTTGCGTGCTGGTATAAATATTGCAGTTGGTGCAGTCGTTTCTGGCTTGAAAAAGAGAGCATTGATGATTAGCACACCAGAAGAAATTACGCAG GTTGCTACTATCTCAGCAAATGGTGAACGTGAAATTGGAGAATTGATAGCTCGAGCAATGGAGAAAGTCGGCAAAGAAGGAGTCATTACTGTTACC GATGGGAatactttggaaaatgagttgGCAGTAGTAGAAGGAATGAAGCTCGCCAGAGGTTATATATCTCCTTATTTTATTACTGACGTCAAGACTCAGAAATGT GAACTTGAAAATCCTTTGATCCTGATTCATGAGAAGAAAATTTCAGACATGAATTCACTTGTGAGAGTATTGGAGCTGGCAGTAGAA AAAAACAGACCACTTCTAATTGTAGCAGAGGACGTGGAAAGTGAATCGCTATCTATGCTTATACTCAATAAGCATCATGCTGGAGTAAAG GTCTGTGCCATTAAAGCTCCTGGTTTTGGGGAGAACAGACGAGCGAGTTTAGATGATCTTGCCATTTTTACTGGCGGAGAG CTTATCAATGAAGCTCGTGGTTTGACCCTTGACAAAGTAAAAATTGAAATGCTTGGTACTGCTAAGAAG GTTACTGTTTCTCTTGATGACACGATAATTCTCCATGGTGGTGGGGATAAGAAACTGATTGAAGGTCGGTGTGAGGAG TTGAGAACAGCAATGGAAAAGAGTACTGCCATGTTCGACAAGGAAAAAGCACAAGAAAGACTTTTGAAGCTCTCTGGTGGAGTTGCTGTGTTCAAGGTTGGGGGTGTTAGTGAAGCTGAAGTTGGAGAAAGGAAGGATAGGGTCACAGATGCTTTGAACGCGACCAGAGCCGCTGTGGAAGAAGGAATCGTTCCAG GTGGTGGCGTTGCTCTTCTATATGCTACAAAAGCTTTGGAAGACCTTGAAGCTCAAAATGAAGACCAGAAGAGAGGCATACAAATAATTCAGAATGCTCTCAAG GCTCCTACGAGTACAATAATTTCGAATGCTGGATTTGATGCTGCTGTTGTTCTTGGCAAATTGTTGGAGCAAGATGATTATAATTTTGGTTATGATGCAGCTAAAG GTGAATATGTGAATATGGTAAAGGCTGGAATCATAGATCCCCTTAAAGTTGTAAGGACAGCCCTTGTAGACGCTGCCAG TGTTTCGTTGCTGTTGACAACGACAGAGGCAGCTATAGTAGAAAATCCAAATCAGAAAAAGCCTCCTAGCAGAATGCCCAATATGGATGATTTGGATTATTAG
- the LOC136223119 gene encoding putative serine/threonine-protein kinase-like protein CCR3: MAESLQIDIEQETKSSEKAHSRKDGFNQKITSLESIFLVSNFVLELPSAVFDQLSSVHKPQFALLSMLMSFTVLVISVLDLVYKGKRERVSLMKKGLLPWFYCPYPNSKPFGTFPDIIGLVCAFFQWIFASIAFAFLSRHTDNPVKVSTWPIFFAFGLLYTKLSGNLLQTRSASNLRKLHREEEFTLAELAAATYDFSDDCKLGDGRFGIVYKGRLEDGREVVIKRKYIGQHKSIEEDSAYESELAYFLRLHHKHLVRVVGYCEQETERLAVFEYMANGSLYHQLFHNDSRMIDSWVMRIRIALDAARGIDYLHNYAVPPIIHRAINSSCILLDANWTARIADFGLMGLESEQEYKSKMAAKRERDGYVDPEYNGENVLTAKSDVYSFGVVLLELLTGKMAIFDKETNLVQFSVPKILGNELPLILDPRIDPPESVNEAEAIEMVAYTALHCVNSDGINRPTITNIVNNLEQAFSRITEESNGG; encoded by the exons ATGGCTGAATCTCTTCAAATAGATATTGAACAGGAAACCAAGAGCAGTGAAAAGGCGCATAGCAGGAAAGATGGCTTCAATCAAAAG ATCACTTCCCTGGAAAGCATCTTCCTCGTCTCAAACTTCGTCTTGGAGCTACCATCAGCTGTTTTCGACCAGTTGTCATCAGTTCATAAGCCCCAATTCGCTCTACTTAGTATGTTAATGTCTTTCACAGTTTTGGTCATTTCTGTCCTTGATCTTGTTTACAAGGGTAAAcgagaaagagtttctttgaTGAAGAAGGGTTTGCTGCCATGGTTTTATTGCCCTTACCCGAATTCTAAGCCTTTCGGAACATTTCCCGATATTATTGGGTTAGTTTGTGCCTTCTTTCAATGGATTTTTGCATCAATAGCATTTGCGTTTTTGTCTCGACACACTGACAATCCTGTCAAAGTCTCGACTTGGCCTATATTCTTTGCCTTTGGTCTATTATATACGAAACTTTCAGGAAATCTTCTACAAACAAGATCCGCCTCGAATCTAAGAAAACTTCATAGAGAAGAGGAATTCACTCTGGCTGAACTTGCTGCTGCCACTTATGACTTCTCAGATGACTGCAAGCTCGGTGATGGCAGGTTTGGCATTGTCTATAAAGGGCGGTTAGAGGACGGCCGTGAAGTGGTAATCAAGAGGAAATACATAGGTCAACATAAGAGCATTGAGGAAGATAGTGCATATGAATCTGAACTGGCTTACTTTTTAAGGCTTCACCACAAACATTTGGTTAGAGTTGTAGGATACTGTGAACAAGAAACCGAAAGGCTTGCGGTTTTCGAGTACATGGCGAATGGATCACTGTATCACCAGTTGTTTCACAACGATAGTAGGATGATTGATTCCTGGGTTATGAGGATCAGGATTGCATTAGATGCTGCAAGAGGAATTGATTATCTTCACAATTATGCAGTCCCACCCATAATTCATCGAGCCATAAATTCCTCGTGCATCTTACTCGATGCGAATTGGACAGCTAGAATCGCAGACTTTGGATTGATGGGTCTTGAATCTGAACAGGAGTACAAATCAAAGATGGCagcaaaaagagaaagagatggtTATGTTGATCCAGAGTACAATGGTGAAAATGTGTTAACTGCAAAGAGTGATGTGTATTCTTTCGGTGTCGTATTACTAGAACTATTGACAGGAAAGATGGCTATATTCGATAAGGAAACAAATTTAGTACAGTTTTCGGTTCCTAAAATCTTGGGGAATGAATTGCCCCTGATTTTAGACCCTAGGATTGATCCACCTGAGTCTGTTAATGAAGCTGAAGCAATTGAAATGGTGGCATATACTGCACTTCATTGTGTAAATTCAGATGGAATCAACAGACCAACCATAACAAACATTGTTAATAATTTGGAGCAAGCTTTTTCGAGGATTACTGAAGAATCTAATGGTGGGTGA
- the LOC136224683 gene encoding probable protein phosphatase 2C 55: MISSPIHSSFLLKFIVSLCLFFLATMIFENPQINSFQTKYSDTVNSDYRNGTTLKLTTGSFYLPKDNKVRPQGEDAHFTCKARNTIGIADGVGGWGSKGIDAGEYARELMTNSLTAVLNQNKGSINPVRVLQSAYRTTHSKGSSTACIIALNDNNVLRYANLGDSGFILFRGKKFLYRSPVQHHEFNCPYQLGSGSRDTPNLAYEEEIQVEDGDIIVAATDGLFDNVYPHDIEKILNRNKSDDPYKLASEIVEHALINSVDENYFSPFAKAAAAEGFKHKGGKYDDITVVVAKIELDLHKSS, from the coding sequence ATGATTTCTTCACCAATTCACTCGTCTTTCTTACTTAAATTCATCGTTTCACTTTGTTTGTTCTTTCTCGCAACCATGATTTTCGAAAACCCCCAAATCAACAGTTTCCAAACCAAATACTCCGATACAGTAAATTCCGATTACAGGAACGGAACAACTCTGAAACTCACAACTGGCTCTTTCTATCTACCTAAGGATAACAAGGTCAGACCCCAAGGCGAAGATGCACACTTCACCTGCAAAGCAAGAAACACCATTGGTATCGCGGATGGAGTTGGAGGTTGGGGTTCTAAAGGCATAGATGCGGGTGAATATGCTCGAGAGCTCATGACAAACTCTCTAACCGCAGTTCTCAATCAAAATAAAGGTTCAATCAATCCAGTTAGAGTGTTGCAATCGGCATATCGTACAACTCATTCCAAAGGATCGTCGACTGCTTGTATTATTGCTCTCAATGACAATAATGTGCTTAGATATGCCAATTTGGGAGACAGCGGATTCATTCTGTTTAGGGGGAAGAAATTTCTGTATCGATCGCCAGTTCAACATCATGAGTTTAACTGTCCGTATCAGTTAGGTAGTGGTAGCAGGGATACTCCAAATTTGGCTTACGAGGAAGAGATTCAGGTGGAAGATGGGGATATTATTGTTGCGGCTACTGATGGATTGTTTGATAACGTTTATCCTCACGATATTGAGAAGATTTTGAATCGTAATAAAAGTGATGATCCTTACAAGTTAGCTTCGGAGATTGTTGAACATGCTTTGATTAATTCTGTGGATGAAAATTACTTTTCTCCCTTTGCTAAAGCTGCTGCTGCAGAAGGGTTTAAGCATAAGGGCGGCAAATATGATGATATTACTGTTGTTGTTGCCAAGATTGAACTAGACTTGCATAAATCTTCGTAG